From the genome of Apostichopus japonicus isolate 1M-3 chromosome 17, ASM3797524v1, whole genome shotgun sequence:
GGGTATATATTTAGCTACAGTAAAAGATAACCTTACAGTATGCCTGACTGCAGAACATTATCATCATTGTTTAGGGTGTAACTGGAGTAGGTAATTACGTCTGTGTACgtactgtaggcctacgtgTACTTGGCTAAAATTATTCCTATACTATACCTCCATGTGTTTGATTAGACAagcccagtttgcattgagataATTGCACGTCATTGACATATCAGTTTTTCAGCCTTATTATTACACCGAAatctttttgcaagtaattTTCCATAATTACCATTGACATGATCATGATGAACACCCTTACTAGCTTGGTAATTTTGGAACTATTTAATTtttcgcccgccttgtcaggtgactgcacgtgatgtatctccacatgtcaatcatcaccgaaatcggcttttggaatatgttaatgatcTAAATCGATGATacgtcgatttaaataggtataggCTTTGTCAAATTGAGTTGCTACAAACTGGTATTAGtccaaggaaattgacttctaccgattaaattcgacatatcatcgatttaaactggcatgttgatttaaattgacatacacTGATTTGTTTTACATATCCTCGATTtatattggtatatgtcgatttaaactggtataagtcgaattaaattggtctATGTCGATTttaattgacatataccagtttaatttgatatatcatcgatttaagctggtatatgtcaaattaaactggtatatgtcgatctaaatcggtagaagtcaatttaagctgctggaaactggtagaagtcgaaggaaattggtatatgacGATTTAAATCGGTGTTAGTCGAGTCCCCACgattgagactgatggcccgccataatagttggggtctatacagcacaCCTTTAAGTCCAGATCTCATTATTACTAATGATTGTTGTGTGTTGCGAATTCATTTGCTCAATTTAAAGAATTGTTATATGTCTCTCTTTCATTTTCAGAGATATCGCAATGACGTCTTTTGTCATGCTCACGGATATGGAAGTAACTTTTCGTCAGAACGCTAGCATTGGCGAGACGGTAGTagtgaaaatatgtttctttttaGATAATGACGATTACACAACATCATAAAAAGATTTAATTGTGATTGTCAGAAATgctttatttaaaaatattctaTATTAATTCCGTTTGGATATTAATAAGGGGGGTTGCAGaagtacaaaatgaaaaacacttCTGAGATTCCAATATGTAATGTGATATCCGTATAGCAAATAGATATTTCTCAACAACATAACAGTCCGAATGTGCGCACTATTTGCAGCAATGAACCAACCACAGGACGGGTTACCGGAACCCACGTGCCATACTCATGGGCGAAAATATGTGTGTTGTTGTACATGCGGTAATGTACCAGTTTGCATGGCCTGTGACAACAAGAAGCACGAAGGACACCAGCTTCATCACGTAAGTGAAATAGCAAACAGGGAAAGAAAGTCAATTAGAATAAAGCTCACTGAACTTAATATTGAGTATCGCAAACTACAGGAGTTAAAAGAGAGGATTCAATCTACAAACCAACAACTAACAGAAAATTTCGCAACATTAACTGAAAAATTACGAGTTCATTATGAACCACAGATACAGAAGATAACACTTGAACTTGAAGAAAGCAATACGCGACAGATAAGAGACGCAGAGAAAATAGAAATCAGACGAGCTAATGAAAGAGATCAAATTACTAACTTTTTGGAAGGAAAACTTGGCTTTAGACTGACACAAGCTGAACTCATGCAAAAAGCGGAACTTCCGATgagaaaatatgacaaacagtTGAAAGAGTCTCAACAGAAACACCATGAAATAGACAAGGGAATAACACAAAAAATtgacaatgcatttttggattGGGAAAAGTTGACCGCAAATGCAGAATTACTCAGAACGTGTAAAGAACGTCAACTTCAACACATATTAGACGTCTGCGAAGGAATTACTAAAGGATACGAGAACTTTAAAACAACGGCTTCATCTTTTCTTTCGGCGAACGACGAGTGGACAGACGCCCAGTTCATTCCTGATCTAGAGAGAGAGTGCGAACCTCTGATCAAAGCAATGAAGACACAATTTCCAGAGATAACAGTGTTAAGTAATTTCCGTATCAGTGATATAGCCCAACCAGTTGTTGATGACATCACGCTTACTGAAAATGAAGAGTCGGTTGTCGATGTTGTTGGGattaaaagtaaagtttggAATATCACTGGTGTAACAAGCGACATGAACGGCAGCATCGTCATTACTGGTAGTGCAACGAAAAAGTACTCACACATCACTGTCATTGACGCAAATGACAAAGTACAACGCCATGAAAATATAAAGagagaaatgaaaacagttcaTATCCCGGATCGTTTTTGTACCAACATGTTACGTTATCAAGTTGTAACAGTTAGTGCAGCGGGTGGGATCAGTACATACAATGTTTGCAATGGTACAACCAACGAGACAAATATCGTTGTTGGCGTCAGAAAATGGCCGAAAGACCGGTTTCTGGCCTGTGTAACTACTGATCCAGTCCGCAATATTGTTCTGGTCGGTACCAACAGTAGAGACGTGTATGTATTTGACGATAATCTGACGTATATTCAAACCATACTTCTACCAGGTATTATCACTGGATCTTTTGATATAGCTGCACATGTGGGAAACTTACTTGTTTGTGACTATGTTGGTAGGACAGCATACGTTGTCACCATCCAGGGAACGAGGAGTACGGTGATGTTTGAATTCACTAAACCGTGTTTGGATGTCGGTGACTATAGACCTCTCAGTGTCTGTACAGACAAGCGTGGATTTGTGTACATGTTATGGGATAACATTAATTCGTCTAACATGTTATGCATCCTAGCCCAGTATAGCCAAGATGGCCGTCACTTACTTAAAACAAGGAATGTAGATAGCAACTCTCGATGTGTAACGATATGTGAAGTGAAAGAGAACGAGAAACTTCTTATAGCGACATACACTTCGGGAAAGATTTATACATACGGCATAACTGTAAATGAAAATAAGTGATCAACTTGACAGAAATGATGATATTACAAGGATGCACAAACAACCATTCATTGTATAATATGACATTCGTTATTATGACATTACGTACGTAACTAATCAATGCACATGTAGGAAATGAACAACAGGGAATTAACTTCAAGTTATAATGAGAACATAGTACGATCAAAAAGTAATAGTAAATATTATTCTTGGTGATACTGTGGTTCATATTAAAGGCATAGCAGTATTTCTTATATGACGTTGACCGTTCAAACACAATGCTATcagtaaatattgtattttttcaaattttttgtagAATTGACCATTTAAACACCGGGAGTTCATCTTACAGTTTAAGCAcaatacacagaccatttggTCAGTTCTTCCGATGCAAGACAAAACTAAATAGGAAAACAAGACTTTTATGACCTCAGTGACGTACAGTATTCACATGGTTACCGATGTGTCGAGGATAAATGGTGTTGTTGAAATGAAGCTGAAGGAAAATATTTTGGCTGACTTATTAGAATTCACTAAACAATGTATGAATACTAAGGAATGTACTGAGTGGCCATCATCGTCATCCAGTAGAGAttacatatattaaatattaaatttactCACTAGCTGACATGTTATATGTTTATTGAAGTGCCTAAATGTAAATAAAGGTTGCTACTAGGTATCGTCCTAACaaataaattactgaataccaTGTTGCTACAAATACAAACCTGTCCTCAATGATAACCCTCTGAAAATTCATGATATTACTGTCAAATTTCAACCACACAACAACCCCGGAAGGTATATGACGTGACGTGTTGATGTACAAAACAACACTAGAAAACAATACGTCCTGAATCTCACCACTAATAAATTGCAGGTTATAAGTTACCAAAGGCTAACCATGAAGGTATTCCATGTGTGACATAAACATAGTTTATGTTCCTACAATATATTTCGTATACAGACAAGAGGTTTAGACTTTATGGCATTCTCTTATTGTATGTTATGATGTGCCGTTAACGTTTGACTGGAAATTATCGTTTTAACTCAAATGTATTACTTAATATTAACCTTCCTCTGTCGTGCATGCTTCTAATGACTTTTTCTGATGTTGTAGGCTGCTTCGTAAATATTTCGGGCATCCTGATGGCAATAGCAGGTCAGTGATCTATACCAGTAAGATCGTCTTGAAACGTCTGAATGTAATCGGCAAATTTACCGTGACTTGCTCGCAATTACACTACCGAAGAACACCAACCAAATGGTTTACACGTTTCCGTTATATCTTTCGTATGCTTTTCTTATATGAAATGCATGTATTTCACGGTCGTGCAAGTAGATCAGTGAATTGCATGTATCAACGTTCATGTCACATTTTAGTATCAGGTGATATCACATAGTGAATATATTAGACCATCACTGGCTACTTCTTGTAAACAGAATATCATTACTCACTGTAGCTGAGACCGAACAATATTTTTTGAACGAGATCTAAAAAAGTAATGATGACAATTATGGGTTAACTCAAAATGCAACTCGTTTTGCAGGTGGTAACAAGTAAAACCATAAAGACGAAGAGAAAATTCATCAGAATATGAGCTTGGTAACTAAATGGGTGCAACGTAActgcaccaaaaaaaaatcgccTGATAGACAAGCAACCTGGCAACAGATTTAAGCTTGGGAGCGTAGCCAAAATGTGCTGTTTATAGTGCTCCCCAGCTCATatattgccaaaaaaaacaatggaagaATTTAACCGAAAATAACAAGTTTTAGTTAGCGGTGGCGTGCACGGCTGGGAGATTTGGTTGTTCTAACCCCAAAAACTCGAACTGCTTTGAGAGCTGGCATGTTAAACGTTACAAATAACTTTATTCGTTATTTTTCTTATACGCCATTGACACTGAATACATGTTATATCCTATGACGGTCCTATCACTATTATTCTCTGTATTATTCTATCTATACCTCAATACGTCATGGTGTGATGCATAAGATTAGGATTGGCCTCGAGACAAACCACACAtcaacaaagactttattgtaTACGGTGAAGTGATTGGTATGTGGTATAACGTGGGTTCCTTTTCAACTCTTTGTCCTCTCCATTCTCACACACTAGCACGTACCAATTTGTATTACCGTTACCGTTATGATAAGATATTTCCTACCGCTTCTAAGCTACATATGAGACTTTGTTTCCTTGTCAGTCTTTGCGCGTTATCAAAGCCCATATGCAAGTGAAAACATAAATGTGTGAACTTGACGTAGCACCGTCGTAAATAAATGCTATCAGTCTTGATACAAAGGTACTGGGATTGAAAGTGGATCAAGAAAAGCATACCTTTTGTATGAACGGGAATGTCGCTGTGTAACTGAAGCTCATCTACTTATCAGTTCACCCCCACCCATACCCTCACCCTTTACAAGTCTGATACCCTGTTTTCTCTCCCTGTTGCGGACCGATCACTACTATGGTATTGAGGTATATCTGAATTATTCCTAATTAGTATGAAATAGTGAACATGAATTTCATGTGGGTTGTTGGCTAGAACACTTTTCCCTTTGTATTTATAGTATTCGATGTTAATGTGACTAATATTTCAATGTAAGTGATTACATTGTTACATGTTACCATAGAAACCTCTTTCTATTGAACTCATTACTCTTTGGTTACTGTTGACTATATGATGATGTATTCTCGACAATATCATGTGGTGCCCATCTCAAGATACAACCATCGTAGTCATTGTCATATTCCTCCTGATCTCTCTTCCGACATacagcataggcctatatcatgcaCAAGCAAAGAGAACAAGTTCACATGTCGATTATTAAAAATTTACCCTCAGCCTTATCAAAGTCAGTGTAAAGCTAGACAAGTGACGGATAACAATTACATTATTTGACATTATTTCATAGTGTGCTACTCAAATGAAAAGTACTAATGAGTGGAATTTTAAAAGAAGCTTGGAAATTCAACATTTATAAGAgatacaataaatatatataccttaCTGCTAGTAGATACCATAATACGATTATTCATACTATGGTTATCTGAAGGTAGCCCAATTTACTTTTGCAAAATGCTTCAGTCGTTGGAAACCTGCCACCTATAGAACACAGTTACAAGTCAACAGTGCCGTAACAACTTCGATAAGCCCGCGGGATCAATCAGTCAAGCCATCACTGTTTAAGAAGTGGTAATGCTTCGGGATATAACCGGTGTGTAATTAATGGCCACCCACATTGGCTGCacgtataaaaaatatatattttaacgaaaaataaattttgaaaagttGGTCCCAATGACTTTATTTTATATCGACTTTGGATATTGTACAGTAATGACAGCCCGACAAcaattttagtgtaaacatcGTTAAAGGGCATAAGCTTTTGTTACCTagaaattaattgaaattttcGAGGACCATATCCTACTTCAACATCAgtccactggcggatccaagggggggccatgcccccccccccaaaggtgagccaaaaagtgtttccgaacatccgctaaatcatatgattggaaattaaaacaatcgaaaggaatagcagtggtagactagtctaaaccttttcgttttctggtttaaaattaaatgcagagctcccaactgacccgcaattcgcgggaattagacccgcattctaacacccaaacccgctgacccgcacaagcgtccgaaaaaaccgcattgtaattgtcaagtatacataaaaaaaattgcatcaatttTTTACtaagcaaccatcatttctttagcatttagcataatagagtataaaacctcctttacagcatcatttgaacctcaaattagcctatatttcttttcattggggcgagtagcgaacattttcatgccacgggaaagaatgaattatcacctactaatcaatttattgatgttacacaaaaaaaaatgcatatttctcagaaaattttggctgacaaaagcctttctaagtgccaccattttacatgtaggcatcacctggattccaaaaaaaatcaaaaggggagggggacaccccctccccttatacccctcccccaggacggcgattcgttgccttctcaagagttgggagctatgtaaatgtatgcatgggcggcgatcctgggggggaggggggatatatccccccatgaaaatgggtggaggggatgtaatacaccatatccccccaccaaatgccagggataagaatattttcatgcctacatttatgcatcatcgtgaatgtacggctcttttttagcttcatttctcgcctaccataaacgcattgcgatcttttcaaataaaccgtctttatctttatcacggtattgatatatagtacatatatgcaccctcatagtatttatataggtcctatagtaggcctacacacgtacatgttccctcgaacagctgagaatctcatgttaccagggtaatgcttaatacacgtttcacctggatgccctagcaatcggtacctaggaatgtaactatgtgtaattgtgtattgcatgtgtataggcctataatagcctgcatgaggccattttcttcatcgaataatataaaagagctctcgaacattctaacgtagcgcctgaaacaagattgacaggggcaattttcccaaaataacacccgaaattaaaaaaaaagtattttggatcctgattatgagatatttcggacatgatatccctattttaaagttgggtatatgccgcttggaaaccttgggaagtgccgtttccggccatctagagggtttgtaaatccccatatggcaccccctcccccatatcactctaatgccactttggcccctcccaaataaaggccctggatccgccagtgcatCAGTCATATTGTATGGTTATTTTCCTGTACAAATCCTCCTATTGCATTTCATATGAAACACGTACTAATCGATCCTTACTCCTTTTGGGTACTATCGGTTCAAGATAATATTCGTGGGACGCACACGTGAGCAATGCCTAGACcagaatattaaaacaaaattaatatatgcGACACGGCGACTACTTTTTAAGTGGACTCAGTAAAGTACCACGACATATAGCCTTATATGTCGACTTAAATCCGTCCGCGCATGCTTCCGCttaatgttttgaacaattttgcACACAAACACGGAATTGTGTGATTATTCATATACAcaatagtaacaaaaaaacaattgttaagACCGTCGAGATTGAATGCATAAAGTGGCTTGAATTtgttaagaaagaaaatgtattttatgcattgcatttttttttatagattttcAAAGGatttaatgttattaataaattaataataatagttaaaaataaataataatataagtttaaccattgaaaacatTCTCAGcttattgcccgaattttcacaaaaatatttggttgggggctggaGCCCCCTTCTCCActcctccccaaccccacccccccccgcctaCAACGCCTATGTATACTGCCAAAATTACCACAGCATGGTATCTCCTTTTTATCAATGAGTACCCGGCAgcgaattccccccccccccgaacaggtttgcaattgtgtgtaaatagtcgctcaaGACAGAATACATTATTATTCATACTTCTATGAGTGTTGATACTGTAGTGACCGCACTGCAAGCGAGCCTATATATTCCCTCTCGCAAAGTGGAACAGCctacttattttgtttatagaCATTCTGTCGCCCAACTTTCTTGCTTATCTCCACTCCCATTTATAGTAAACTTGAACAAAGAGGACCAGTGTCCAACGAGAGAAAGTTTGGGGTCATAAGTTCAAGTGTAGAGCGACATATTTTTATCAGTCACTTCGTTCATGGAATCGGTCAGCGAAGGTTGTTCCCTAAGCCGTAATACTACTTTATAACTACAATATATACCATTGCCTACACTACAGCGATAGCTGGCTAAAAAGGCCGATACTTCACATATTTTTCGTATATTCTTCGGGAATCCACCGGACATTTATGTGTGGGATGTAGCAATGCAACCCACCAATTACTAGCGGATTCAGTgatacatttattcatttacaagGATTTTTATATATGCGGATCTATCCTGGAACTGACAGTTCAAGTTCCCTGGACCGACGCAAGGAGGGTTAGACTAGACAGAACAATTATTAGAGGTTagtagtatttattattatttacaagaCCTCTAAAATACCATCTATTTATAGGGGCAACCCTCTGAAGCGTACATCTGAGTTTAAATACCTTGGCACCTACATCACCTACAATCTCAACGATAGTCGTGAGATCCGTGCTCGTGTAGCCATGACAAAGGCGACTCTCAACAATTGTGCATATTTGAAGTCGAATCGTATCTCTGTGGATGTTAAACTCCACCTGACCAGAGCTCTGGTTGCATCTCGTCTTACTTACGGTTGTAGCACCTGGCACCCGATTCTACTTGTCGTCACGATAACTAACGTGGTTCTTGCTAATGGTGATCCACGATAGTTATCGTGCTGTGTTATAACTTCATCACACATGTTATGAATTTTACGATAACTATCGTGGACCCTTACAAGCCATTCAAGGAGACTTTTGATAGTCGCATATTACAGAAAGCGACTGGGATGCTAACTCTAATAACGACCTGAAGTATTTCCATCGCAAC
Proteins encoded in this window:
- the LOC139984884 gene encoding uncharacterized protein yields the protein MCALFAAMNQPQDGLPEPTCHTHGRKYVCCCTCGNVPVCMACDNKKHEGHQLHHVSEIANRERKSIRIKLTELNIEYRKLQELKERIQSTNQQLTENFATLTEKLRVHYEPQIQKITLELEESNTRQIRDAEKIEIRRANERDQITNFLEGKLGFRLTQAELMQKAELPMRKYDKQLKESQQKHHEIDKGITQKIDNAFLDWEKLTANAELLRTCKERQLQHILDVCEGITKGYENFKTTASSFLSANDEWTDAQFIPDLERECEPLIKAMKTQFPEITVLSNFRISDIAQPVVDDITLTENEESVVDVVGIKSKVWNITGVTSDMNGSIVITGSATKKYSHITVIDANDKVQRHENIKREMKTVHIPDRFCTNMLRYQVVTVSAAGGISTYNVCNGTTNETNIVVGVRKWPKDRFLACVTTDPVRNIVLVGTNSRDVYVFDDNLTYIQTILLPGIITGSFDIAAHVGNLLVCDYVGRTAYVVTIQGTRSTVMFEFTKPCLDVGDYRPLSVCTDKRGFVYMLWDNINSSNMLCILAQYSQDGRHLLKTRNVDSNSRCVTICEVKENEKLLIATYTSGKIYTYGITVNENK